From the Flavobacterium galactosidilyticum genome, one window contains:
- a CDS encoding ComF family protein gives MFKSILNLFFPKVCSGCNSFLLTNENVICTVCRHDIPLTNHHLSPDNDASKKFYGRVPILHASALFYFHKKGIVQQLIHNLKYKGHEEIGSIVGEWYAEDLSCMEFMKTVDEIIPVPLHPRKFRERGYNQVTTFGKALSGRLNIPYNDCLLVRNKYSKTQSKKNLLGRTEGIESVFDVTYSEKDHNKHFVLIDDVITTGSTLEACSRALLKIPGARISIVCMAMAQS, from the coding sequence ATGTTTAAAAGCATTCTAAATCTCTTTTTCCCAAAAGTCTGTTCCGGATGCAACTCCTTTTTACTCACAAATGAAAATGTAATTTGCACCGTTTGCCGACATGATATACCTCTTACAAATCATCATTTGAGTCCTGATAACGACGCTTCAAAAAAGTTTTATGGAAGAGTTCCGATACTGCATGCATCGGCATTGTTTTATTTTCATAAAAAGGGAATTGTACAACAGCTCATTCATAATTTAAAATACAAAGGGCATGAAGAAATAGGCTCCATTGTTGGCGAATGGTATGCTGAAGATTTAAGTTGTATGGAATTCATGAAAACAGTAGATGAAATAATCCCAGTTCCCTTACACCCAAGAAAATTCAGAGAGCGGGGCTACAATCAGGTAACAACGTTTGGCAAAGCACTTTCTGGTAGATTAAATATACCTTATAATGATTGCCTTTTGGTTCGAAATAAATATTCGAAAACACAATCTAAGAAAAATCTTTTGGGCAGAACAGAAGGAATTGAAAGTGTTTTTGACGTTACTTATTCAGAGAAAGATCACAATAAACATTTCGTACTAATTGACGACGTAATCACCACAGGATCTACCCTTGAAGCTTGTTCTCGAGCGTTATTAAAAATTCCTGGAGCTAGAATTAGTATTGTTTGCATGGCAATGGCACAATCGTAA
- a CDS encoding glycine--tRNA ligase, which translates to MAKQEDLFKNVVSHAKEYGFIFPSSEIYDGLSAVYDYAQNGVELKKNIREYWWKAMVQMNDNIVGLDSSILMHPTTWKASGHVDAFNDPLIDNKDSKRRYRADVLIEDYAEKLNQKAIKEIEKARTRFGDAFNEEEFVTTNARVIEYKSREREILERMGRSLGNEDLEDVKALIEELEIACPESGSRNWTEVRQFNLMFGTKLGASSDTAMDLYLRPETAQGIFVNFLNVQKSGRMKVPFGIAQTGKAFRNEIVARQFIFRMREFEQMEMQFFVRPGDEMKHYEFWKEARLKWHVSLGLGRENYRFHDHEKLAHYANAAADIEFNFPFGFKELEGIHSRTDFDLKAHEQFSGRKLQYFDAELNQNYVPYVVETSVGLDRMFLAVFATSLKEETLEDGSTRTVLKLPSVLAPTKAAVLPLVKKDGLPEIAHKIIEDLKWDFNVSYDEKDAVGRRYRRQDALGTPFCITVDHQTVEDQTVTIRHRDTMKQDRVAISELKSIIENEVSMKNWLMKM; encoded by the coding sequence ATGGCAAAACAAGAAGATTTATTTAAGAATGTAGTTTCGCACGCAAAAGAGTACGGATTTATTTTTCCGTCAAGCGAAATCTACGATGGTTTAAGTGCGGTATATGATTATGCACAAAACGGAGTGGAGTTAAAAAAGAATATTCGTGAATACTGGTGGAAAGCGATGGTTCAAATGAATGATAATATTGTGGGTCTAGACTCATCAATTTTAATGCACCCTACAACTTGGAAAGCTTCTGGTCACGTAGATGCGTTCAATGATCCGTTAATTGATAATAAAGATTCGAAAAGAAGATATAGAGCTGACGTTTTGATTGAAGATTATGCTGAAAAGTTAAATCAAAAAGCAATTAAGGAGATTGAAAAAGCACGTACTCGTTTTGGTGATGCCTTCAATGAGGAGGAATTTGTAACGACTAATGCACGAGTGATTGAATACAAATCAAGAGAAAGAGAAATTCTAGAAAGAATGGGACGTTCACTTGGAAATGAAGATTTAGAGGATGTTAAAGCCTTGATCGAAGAGCTAGAGATTGCTTGTCCTGAATCAGGTTCACGAAATTGGACAGAAGTACGTCAGTTTAACTTGATGTTTGGAACTAAGTTAGGAGCATCATCAGATACTGCAATGGATTTGTATTTACGTCCAGAAACAGCACAAGGTATTTTTGTTAATTTCTTGAATGTTCAAAAATCAGGACGAATGAAAGTCCCTTTTGGTATTGCACAGACGGGAAAAGCCTTTAGAAATGAGATTGTTGCTAGACAGTTTATTTTCCGTATGCGTGAATTTGAACAAATGGAAATGCAATTTTTTGTTCGTCCAGGTGATGAAATGAAGCATTACGAGTTTTGGAAAGAAGCTCGATTGAAATGGCATGTGTCTCTTGGTTTAGGAAGAGAGAATTACCGTTTTCATGATCACGAAAAGTTAGCACATTACGCTAATGCAGCAGCAGATATTGAGTTTAATTTTCCTTTCGGATTTAAAGAGTTAGAAGGAATTCACTCTCGTACTGATTTTGATTTAAAAGCACACGAACAATTTTCAGGAAGAAAATTACAGTATTTTGATGCTGAATTGAATCAAAATTATGTGCCTTATGTAGTAGAAACTTCAGTAGGGTTAGATAGAATGTTTTTAGCTGTTTTTGCCACTTCATTAAAAGAAGAAACGTTAGAAGATGGTTCAACAAGAACAGTATTAAAATTGCCATCCGTTTTAGCACCTACAAAAGCGGCAGTTTTACCGTTGGTTAAAAAAGACGGTTTACCTGAGATTGCACATAAAATTATTGAAGACTTAAAATGGGATTTCAATGTGTCTTACGATGAGAAAGATGCAGTAGGAAGACGTTATAGAAGACAAGATGCGCTAGGAACTCCTTTTTGCATTACAGTGGATCATCAAACTGTCGAGGATCAAACGGTAACTATTCGTCATAGAGACACGATGAAACAAGATCGCGTAGCTATTTCAGAATTAAAATCAATTATTGAAAATGAAGTTTCAATGAAAAATTGGTTGATGAAAATGTAA
- a CDS encoding helix-turn-helix domain-containing protein, whose translation MKETFGEYIHNLRTDNGLTLTKLAAALDIDQSTLSKIENGKRNVPEEILPKLSIAFNLDLKELEHEYLSEKIAEMIYPQEETQKLFLAAEEKAKYMRIKNQQQSTIKF comes from the coding sequence ATGAAAGAAACATTTGGCGAATATATTCACAACCTTAGAACAGACAATGGTTTGACTCTAACCAAACTAGCGGCTGCATTAGACATTGACCAATCTACACTTTCAAAAATTGAGAATGGCAAAAGAAATGTACCAGAGGAGATTTTACCAAAACTCTCAATTGCTTTTAATCTTGACTTAAAAGAATTAGAACACGAATATTTGAGTGAAAAAATTGCGGAAATGATTTATCCGCAAGAAGAAACTCAGAAACTATTTTTAGCTGCTGAGGAGAAAGCTAAATATATGAGAATTAAAAACCAACAACAAAGTACAATAAAGTTTTAA